One part of the Microbacterium aurugineum genome encodes these proteins:
- a CDS encoding Gfo/Idh/MocA family protein, which translates to MPEEAVTRRVRVGVVGVGKMGLSHLAIVRALKNVELVGVVDATDYLLDILNKYTGAATYSSLDKMLDEAKPEAILIATPTGSHAALVRSALEQGVHVFCEKPLTLTAVESAELTALAATKGLVAQVGYHNRFIATFQEVKRLLDLNAIGNVTHVLAEAYGPVVLKPKGSTWRSKRTTGGGCLYDYAAHPLDLVHWYLGTPQGVRGSVLNSIFSADTDDEVYSTLDYADGLSVQLSVNWSDESYRKMSTSMTVTGSQGRIVADRQEIRVYLRDGAAIPEGYRAGWNILYTTDLTEQVSFYLRGEEYSAQLEAFVAAVAAGEKEARQNSFASASETDRVIEWILQDAATGTATGAAPIAITTAPAQKRGLFGRGKRA; encoded by the coding sequence GTGCCAGAAGAAGCTGTCACACGACGCGTTCGCGTCGGAGTCGTGGGAGTCGGCAAGATGGGCTTGTCTCATCTCGCGATCGTTCGCGCACTGAAGAACGTCGAGCTCGTGGGGGTCGTTGACGCAACGGACTACCTCCTCGACATCTTGAACAAATACACGGGAGCGGCAACGTACTCGTCGCTCGACAAGATGCTCGACGAGGCGAAGCCGGAAGCGATCTTGATCGCGACACCGACCGGTTCGCACGCGGCCCTGGTCCGCAGCGCCCTCGAGCAGGGTGTGCATGTCTTCTGCGAGAAGCCGCTGACCCTCACCGCTGTCGAGTCGGCGGAACTCACCGCTCTCGCCGCCACGAAGGGGCTCGTCGCTCAGGTCGGCTATCACAACCGCTTCATTGCGACGTTCCAGGAGGTCAAGCGCCTTCTCGATCTGAATGCGATCGGCAACGTCACTCATGTGCTCGCGGAGGCGTACGGCCCCGTGGTGCTCAAGCCCAAGGGCTCGACCTGGCGGAGCAAGCGCACGACAGGCGGCGGGTGTCTGTACGACTACGCCGCCCATCCTCTCGATCTCGTGCACTGGTACCTGGGGACGCCGCAAGGAGTGCGCGGATCCGTACTGAACAGCATCTTCTCTGCAGACACCGATGATGAGGTCTACTCAACGCTCGACTACGCGGACGGACTCAGCGTGCAGCTCTCGGTCAACTGGTCCGATGAGTCGTATCGGAAGATGTCCACGTCTATGACGGTCACCGGCTCGCAGGGACGCATCGTCGCCGACCGGCAAGAGATCCGCGTGTACCTGCGCGACGGTGCGGCTATCCCGGAGGGCTATCGGGCCGGGTGGAACATCCTGTACACGACCGACCTGACCGAGCAGGTCTCTTTCTATCTCCGCGGTGAGGAGTACAGCGCTCAGCTCGAGGCCTTCGTCGCGGCGGTCGCTGCAGGAGAAAAGGAAGCCCGACAGAACAGCTTCGCCAGTGCCTCCGAGACCGATCGAGTGATCGAGTGGATCCTGCAGGATGCCGCGACAGGAACCGCGACCGGGGCGGCACCGATCGCGATCACCACAGCACCTGCGCAGAAACGCGGGTTGTTCGGACGGGGGAAGAGAGCATGA
- a CDS encoding glycosyltransferase: MSAALIVVSAGTYHLPFDRLSAWVEEWLRKNPDARVVMQHGPSVPVAGAENVEILPYSELLDLCRHADAVVLQGGAGGVMDMRALGIVPIVVPRVPGGGEVVDDHQLVFSAEMADLGIIRRALTASELATLLDQSLSGEIPASGTIATPGADAVRTLLERPIRRAPWYAFIPRSLRSGAAILSAKLRG; the protein is encoded by the coding sequence GTGAGCGCCGCGCTGATCGTCGTCTCCGCAGGCACCTACCATCTGCCGTTCGACCGTTTGTCTGCCTGGGTGGAGGAGTGGCTTCGAAAGAACCCAGATGCGCGCGTCGTCATGCAGCACGGGCCGTCAGTGCCCGTCGCGGGTGCGGAGAATGTCGAGATCCTTCCGTACTCGGAGCTGTTGGACCTATGCCGCCACGCGGACGCCGTCGTGCTCCAAGGGGGTGCAGGCGGCGTGATGGACATGCGGGCACTCGGTATCGTTCCGATCGTCGTGCCCCGCGTGCCCGGAGGAGGCGAGGTGGTCGATGACCATCAGCTTGTCTTCAGCGCCGAGATGGCTGACCTCGGCATCATCCGTCGGGCGCTCACGGCGTCCGAGCTCGCGACCCTCCTCGACCAGTCTCTGTCTGGCGAGATCCCTGCGTCAGGGACCATCGCGACCCCCGGCGCCGATGCGGTGCGCACGTTGCTCGAGCGCCCGATCCGACGAGCGCCCTGGTACGCGTTCATCCCGCGATCCTTGCGCAGCGGTGCCGCCATCCTCTCGGCGAAGCTTCGCGGCTGA
- a CDS encoding lipopolysaccharide biosynthesis protein codes for MISLFGSAFAALAALLLTAIVGNTLGASGTGLFFQAMGIFTILTQVLRLGTNSGIVRFISEQRAFDRVGSEWRIVLFAAVPVAIVSGLVSLAVWFFADALGAWLAAPTEADTLADLLRAMVPYIVMGALIGVLQIAARMLRGVTAFTLLQSVLLPASRLLTVLLAVSLAGVAAWGAFEAWLWPLPVWLVITVIVVATPLIRDFRRRAESPPTGRPSLASFWRFNAPRSVSSGLETALEWSDVLIIAAVASPAAAGVYAVITRAVRAGGVVDKAMRVAVSPTISALLARENYSESTRLHTSVVRAMILMNWPFYMLLIAMGPAVLDIFGDEFRSGWGPMILLSLAMMFQTACGMLQSILLQGGKSTWQMYNKSIALALSITGNLALVPLMGIWGAAVTWVLVVVADNMIAAVQVHRGMHVDLQPRKLVGAMIPPVVIFGGGGLLFTWWGGSSLLILLLAGVVLCLIYGVVLWLLRRLLHIESLWRRIPFVGRWA; via the coding sequence GTGATCAGTCTCTTCGGTTCCGCCTTCGCGGCGCTCGCCGCGCTTCTCCTCACGGCAATCGTAGGAAACACGCTCGGCGCCAGCGGTACCGGCCTGTTCTTCCAGGCGATGGGTATCTTCACGATCCTCACCCAGGTTCTGAGGCTCGGCACGAACAGCGGCATCGTCCGGTTCATCTCGGAGCAGCGAGCCTTCGACCGTGTCGGCTCCGAATGGCGGATCGTCCTCTTCGCCGCCGTTCCCGTCGCGATCGTTTCCGGCCTCGTCTCCCTGGCGGTGTGGTTCTTCGCCGACGCGCTCGGCGCCTGGCTTGCTGCGCCGACGGAGGCCGATACGCTCGCCGATCTCCTTCGTGCGATGGTTCCGTACATCGTCATGGGTGCACTCATCGGTGTCCTTCAGATCGCCGCACGTATGCTCCGCGGCGTCACCGCCTTCACCCTGCTGCAGAGTGTCCTCCTCCCGGCGAGCCGCCTGCTCACAGTGCTTCTCGCCGTCTCCCTCGCCGGAGTGGCGGCATGGGGCGCGTTCGAGGCGTGGCTGTGGCCCTTGCCGGTCTGGCTCGTCATCACCGTGATCGTCGTGGCGACGCCGTTGATCCGTGATTTCCGCCGGCGAGCGGAGAGTCCGCCGACGGGGCGGCCGTCACTCGCCTCCTTCTGGCGCTTCAACGCGCCGCGCTCGGTGAGTTCGGGGCTCGAGACGGCCCTGGAGTGGTCGGATGTGCTGATCATCGCGGCGGTGGCTTCTCCGGCCGCAGCCGGCGTCTACGCCGTCATCACTCGGGCGGTGCGAGCGGGCGGCGTCGTGGACAAGGCAATGCGTGTTGCCGTGTCTCCCACGATCTCGGCGCTGCTCGCTCGCGAGAACTACAGTGAGTCGACGCGACTGCACACCTCGGTCGTGCGCGCGATGATCCTGATGAACTGGCCGTTCTACATGCTCCTCATCGCCATGGGACCCGCCGTGCTCGACATCTTCGGTGACGAGTTCCGCTCGGGCTGGGGACCGATGATCCTGCTATCACTCGCGATGATGTTCCAGACTGCGTGCGGGATGCTGCAGAGCATCCTGCTCCAAGGCGGGAAGAGCACATGGCAGATGTACAACAAGAGCATCGCCCTGGCATTGAGCATCACAGGAAACCTGGCGCTCGTCCCCCTGATGGGCATCTGGGGTGCGGCAGTGACGTGGGTGTTGGTGGTCGTCGCGGACAACATGATCGCCGCCGTACAGGTGCACCGTGGAATGCATGTCGACCTTCAGCCGAGGAAACTCGTCGGAGCCATGATCCCGCCCGTCGTCATCTTCGGCGGCGGCGGCCTGCTCTTCACCTGGTGGGGCGGCTCGAGTCTTCTCATCCTGCTACTTGCCGGCGTCGTGCTCTGCCTGATCTATGGCGTGGTTCTCTGGCTTCTTCGACGCCTCCTGCACATCGAGTCGCTCTGGCGCCGAATACCATTCGTCGGCCGCTGGGCGTGA
- a CDS encoding fibronectin type III domain-containing protein, whose protein sequence is MNIKAKARGTNPARVAAGAIVAAAALVGSLLTPLAAASATAPLPDGLSQETAAASCWEIKQNYPQSTDGVYWLVTPTLVAPEEFYCDQTTSGGGWVLIGRGREGWKEGYNGLRTAAQIRNTPTGTDAFQPAQLPAATVDGLLDGGRVDALSDGIRLRRATNTAGTGWQEARFTFTQRDRWVWTFGAEHRVKNYSFDGANGTGGQTNNFGNNNQLRRVVFSEQSSHNYLNGWAYGSSQGGSTSETSYLWAPSGQSYARPFTQVFLRPQLKVADLDFGTIPATGSPATTVAAIPESNAMTTVWGVSGFANGSSGELNTEVAEFGEVDGKVFVGGNFRYVQRNEGGSGQVEQPYIAAFDVNTGEWVSSFRPQLNGQVKAIVGLPDGRVAIGGQFSTVNGTPQAGIAILDPSTGQLSGWQVAAEHRATGSVPYIRDLDVQDDFLYVAGSLTHLSAVGSTTSASTWNGGRISLTTGRPDTNWNAFLNGTSIAVDASDQGDRTYFSGYFKMKQTTSTPSAAAIQTGAGAPLVDPLWVPKFSKASIDASGNYSGNIWQLGVTEAGGKVWLGGSEHSLFSYDRNTFERVGGSITKAGGDFQTVEHNASLVIGGCHCGHWVYQDAYEWSNVGTGWTQADKMNLMGAWDAQTGKFVKEWSPVVQARAGYGAWGTFFDSTGVLWAGGDFRRSVRAGEVNQWSGGYIRFAPKDTTAPTTPGPITATPGNGGSEATLTWAASTDAGGVSYEILRDNRVIASTTTTTYTVPITETPTNYFVRALDSGGNRSASTAAFVAEPAPESALTFIENGATWSWRYTTDALPTDWNSTDFDDTAWNVGDGFFARGVASATTDIDPTNLAPKPLSAQFRNEFQVTNALSVVDGKISVIANDGVVLYLNGVELGRERMPAGTLTQNSYATGVISHTGAAANRVTFDVPQGILVDGTNVLAASVHANYRSTADISFDLAFTAERGEAPTAPNTVTGLSGTSTFDSATLTWTAPTSGTTPLSYVISRDGEQVGTTDAATTTFTESGLAASTEYEYSVVAVGVGDLTSAPAVTQVTTAAPPADDEVPVTISSGSTWSWRYSTDPLAADWNATGFDASAWNSGAAVLARGVASAATNIDPTNLSTKPLSAQFRHAFTVTDPSTVQDGTVTVTADDGVVVYLNGVELGRANLGAGTLTQNSYATAVPRASTAAANPVTFSVPANLLVEGDNVIAASVHANYRATPDLSFDLALSMLRG, encoded by the coding sequence ATGAACATCAAAGCAAAGGCGCGGGGGACGAACCCCGCCCGGGTAGCCGCAGGCGCGATCGTCGCCGCGGCCGCCCTCGTGGGTTCGTTGCTCACGCCGCTCGCCGCCGCATCGGCAACTGCTCCGCTCCCCGACGGCCTGTCACAGGAGACTGCCGCCGCCTCGTGCTGGGAGATCAAGCAGAACTATCCCCAATCCACCGACGGCGTGTACTGGCTGGTCACGCCCACCCTCGTCGCCCCGGAGGAGTTCTACTGCGACCAGACGACGTCCGGTGGCGGATGGGTGCTCATCGGGCGCGGTCGCGAAGGGTGGAAAGAGGGATACAACGGGCTGCGCACCGCCGCACAGATCCGCAACACCCCCACAGGAACCGACGCTTTCCAGCCCGCGCAGCTCCCCGCAGCGACCGTGGACGGTCTCCTCGACGGTGGTCGCGTCGATGCGTTGAGCGACGGAATCCGTTTGCGTCGAGCCACGAACACGGCAGGAACCGGCTGGCAAGAAGCGCGGTTCACCTTCACCCAGCGCGACCGCTGGGTGTGGACCTTCGGCGCCGAGCACCGCGTGAAGAACTACTCCTTCGATGGCGCGAACGGCACCGGCGGACAGACCAACAATTTCGGCAACAACAACCAACTGCGCCGCGTCGTCTTCAGCGAGCAGTCGTCGCACAACTACCTCAACGGCTGGGCATACGGATCCAGCCAGGGCGGAAGCACGTCGGAGACTTCCTACCTCTGGGCTCCGTCGGGACAGTCGTACGCGCGTCCCTTCACCCAGGTCTTCCTGCGGCCACAGCTCAAGGTCGCCGACCTCGACTTCGGCACCATTCCGGCAACGGGAAGCCCTGCGACCACGGTGGCTGCGATTCCTGAAAGCAACGCGATGACCACCGTGTGGGGCGTCTCCGGCTTCGCCAACGGGAGTAGCGGCGAGCTCAACACCGAGGTGGCCGAGTTCGGCGAGGTCGACGGCAAAGTCTTCGTCGGCGGTAACTTCCGCTACGTTCAGCGGAACGAAGGCGGCTCCGGGCAAGTCGAGCAGCCGTACATCGCCGCATTCGATGTCAACACCGGCGAGTGGGTCTCGTCCTTCCGACCGCAGCTCAACGGACAGGTGAAGGCGATCGTCGGTCTCCCCGACGGACGCGTCGCCATCGGAGGCCAGTTCTCCACAGTCAACGGCACTCCGCAGGCTGGAATCGCGATCCTCGACCCGAGCACAGGGCAACTCTCCGGATGGCAGGTAGCGGCAGAACACCGGGCGACCGGAAGCGTGCCGTACATCCGCGACCTCGATGTACAGGACGACTTCCTCTACGTCGCCGGATCGCTCACTCATCTGAGTGCGGTCGGATCCACCACGAGCGCGAGCACCTGGAACGGTGGCCGGATCAGCCTGACCACCGGGCGCCCCGACACGAACTGGAACGCCTTCCTCAACGGCACCTCGATCGCTGTGGATGCCTCCGACCAGGGAGACCGTACCTACTTCTCCGGCTATTTCAAGATGAAGCAGACGACCTCGACGCCCAGCGCGGCCGCCATCCAGACAGGAGCCGGCGCACCGCTGGTCGACCCGCTCTGGGTTCCCAAGTTCAGCAAGGCTTCGATCGACGCCTCGGGCAACTACTCCGGCAACATCTGGCAGCTCGGCGTGACAGAGGCCGGCGGCAAGGTGTGGCTCGGCGGTTCTGAGCACTCGCTCTTCTCCTACGATCGAAACACCTTCGAGCGCGTCGGTGGCTCGATCACCAAGGCCGGCGGCGACTTCCAGACGGTCGAGCACAACGCTTCGCTCGTCATCGGCGGATGCCACTGCGGCCACTGGGTCTACCAGGACGCCTACGAGTGGAGCAACGTCGGCACGGGGTGGACGCAGGCTGACAAGATGAACCTCATGGGCGCGTGGGACGCGCAGACTGGCAAGTTCGTCAAGGAGTGGTCGCCCGTCGTGCAGGCGCGTGCAGGATACGGCGCGTGGGGCACCTTCTTCGACAGCACCGGCGTCCTTTGGGCCGGAGGCGACTTCAGGCGATCCGTCAGGGCCGGCGAAGTCAACCAATGGTCCGGCGGGTACATCCGGTTCGCTCCCAAGGACACGACCGCGCCGACGACGCCGGGGCCGATCACCGCGACTCCGGGGAACGGCGGCAGCGAGGCGACGCTGACCTGGGCGGCGTCCACCGACGCGGGTGGCGTCTCGTATGAGATCCTCCGTGACAACCGGGTGATCGCATCGACCACGACGACGACATACACGGTGCCGATCACCGAGACGCCGACGAACTACTTCGTTCGGGCTCTGGATAGCGGTGGAAACCGTTCTGCGAGCACCGCGGCCTTCGTCGCCGAGCCCGCTCCGGAGAGCGCACTCACGTTCATCGAGAACGGCGCGACCTGGTCCTGGCGATACACCACGGACGCGTTGCCTACCGATTGGAACAGCACGGACTTCGACGACACGGCCTGGAATGTCGGCGACGGCTTCTTCGCCCGCGGCGTAGCCTCGGCGACCACGGACATCGACCCGACCAACCTCGCGCCGAAACCTCTCAGCGCACAGTTCCGCAACGAGTTCCAGGTCACGAACGCGCTGAGCGTCGTCGACGGCAAGATCTCGGTGATCGCGAATGACGGAGTCGTGCTGTATCTCAACGGCGTCGAACTGGGCCGGGAGCGGATGCCTGCAGGCACTCTCACGCAGAACTCGTACGCGACGGGCGTGATCTCGCACACCGGGGCGGCGGCGAACCGCGTCACCTTCGACGTGCCACAGGGCATCCTCGTGGACGGCACCAACGTCCTCGCTGCCTCCGTGCACGCCAACTACCGATCGACTGCTGACATCAGCTTCGATCTCGCCTTCACCGCAGAGCGTGGGGAAGCACCGACGGCTCCGAACACTGTGACCGGGCTCTCGGGCACGAGCACGTTCGACTCGGCCACCCTCACCTGGACCGCTCCCACGAGCGGGACGACCCCTCTGTCCTATGTGATCAGCCGGGACGGCGAGCAGGTGGGTACGACGGACGCGGCCACGACGACGTTCACGGAGAGCGGTTTGGCCGCATCTACCGAGTACGAGTACAGCGTCGTCGCCGTCGGAGTCGGCGACCTCACCTCTGCACCGGCTGTCACACAGGTGACGACCGCTGCACCGCCGGCGGACGACGAGGTGCCGGTCACGATCTCGAGCGGCTCCACCTGGTCGTGGCGCTACTCAACGGATCCTCTGGCTGCCGATTGGAACGCCACCGGCTTCGACGCGTCCGCCTGGAACTCCGGCGCGGCTGTCCTCGCACGGGGCGTTGCCAGCGCAGCGACGAACATCGATCCGACGAACCTCTCCACCAAGCCGCTCAGCGCCCAGTTCCGCCACGCCTTCACTGTGACGGATCCGTCAACGGTGCAAGACGGTACCGTTACCGTGACGGCGGATGACGGGGTGGTCGTCTACCTCAATGGCGTCGAGTTGGGGCGCGCGAACCTCGGAGCCGGAACGCTCACGCAGAACTCGTACGCGACCGCTGTACCGCGAGCGAGTACTGCCGCGGCCAACCCGGTCACCTTCTCGGTGCCAGCGAACCTGCTCGTCGAGGGAGACAACGTGATCGCGGCCTCGGTCCACGCGAACTACCGCGCGACGCCCGATCTGAGCTTCGACCTCGCATTGAGTATGCTTCGCGGATGA
- the pssD gene encoding PssD/Cps14F family polysaccharide biosynthesis glycosyltransferase encodes MKVLIACSSGGHLTQALALREWWGEHERSWATFPVEDARSRLAEEKVYEIHYPTVRNLPNLLKNFALARRVLAAERPDIVFSTGAAIALPFFTQARLFGARTVYLEPVDRITSPGLSGRLVYPFADEFLVQWEQMRQFYPGSRNVGVVL; translated from the coding sequence ATGAAGGTCCTCATCGCCTGTTCGTCGGGTGGGCATCTCACTCAGGCTCTCGCGCTGCGCGAGTGGTGGGGAGAGCACGAGAGGTCGTGGGCGACGTTCCCCGTCGAGGACGCGCGCTCACGGCTCGCCGAGGAGAAGGTGTACGAGATCCACTACCCGACGGTCCGCAATCTGCCGAACCTGTTGAAGAACTTCGCGCTGGCGCGTCGGGTCCTGGCGGCAGAACGCCCCGACATCGTCTTCTCCACAGGCGCCGCGATCGCGCTTCCGTTCTTCACGCAGGCTCGGCTCTTCGGCGCCAGGACGGTGTATCTCGAACCCGTGGACCGAATCACGTCGCCGGGATTGAGCGGTCGGCTCGTATACCCGTTCGCCGATGAGTTCCTCGTGCAGTGGGAGCAGATGCGCCAGTTCTACCCTGGCTCCCGAAACGTGGGGGTCGTGCTGTGA
- a CDS encoding CDP-alcohol phosphatidyltransferase family protein — translation MSRLSYTEARRALASAQKAGAGVPAYLRWVNRPLGGKAAVVGATWGATPNGVTALSAVIGLAGVGVLAAVTDWWAGPLAAVLLLVGYVLDSADGQLARIQGRGGPAGEWLDHVVDGVRAPLVHISVAIHLLRTDATPWLILCAGLFSVLVSAWFLSQLLAEKLLPKPVPSSDDGRRGILESFIKQPQDPSTTYVVVAFVGLPMVFTVLYAALFAWHILIFAGSLRRKYSQLTAL, via the coding sequence ATGAGCCGGCTCTCCTACACCGAAGCACGCCGAGCGCTCGCCTCCGCCCAGAAAGCGGGGGCGGGCGTTCCCGCGTACCTCCGATGGGTCAATCGCCCTCTGGGCGGAAAAGCAGCGGTCGTGGGAGCGACGTGGGGCGCCACCCCGAACGGCGTCACCGCACTCTCCGCCGTGATCGGACTGGCGGGCGTGGGGGTGCTGGCCGCGGTCACAGATTGGTGGGCCGGCCCCCTCGCCGCTGTGCTTCTTCTCGTCGGATACGTTCTCGACTCCGCAGACGGTCAGCTCGCGCGTATCCAAGGGCGTGGCGGCCCCGCAGGTGAATGGCTGGACCATGTCGTGGACGGCGTACGCGCACCCCTGGTGCACATCTCCGTCGCGATCCACCTGCTGCGGACGGATGCCACCCCTTGGCTCATCCTCTGCGCCGGGCTCTTCTCCGTCCTCGTGTCCGCGTGGTTCCTCTCTCAACTCCTCGCCGAGAAGCTCCTCCCGAAACCGGTGCCTTCCTCCGACGACGGCCGCCGTGGCATCCTGGAATCCTTCATCAAGCAGCCGCAGGATCCCTCCACGACGTATGTGGTCGTGGCATTCGTCGGACTGCCGATGGTCTTCACCGTGCTCTATGCGGCGTTGTTCGCCTGGCACATACTGATCTTCGCGGGCTCACTCCGCCGCAAGTATTCACAGCTCACCGCACTCTGA
- a CDS encoding glycosyltransferase, whose translation MGPAEHLGIPTTSDVSRMRHIRGVRMLREVSVVVPTHNRPELMKLAVESVLAQKTSVGGEVIIVFDACPIEVPELEIPEGWIVRGIANSRSRGLAGARNSGIDAAEGRLVAFLDDDDEWLSGKLDAQLRRFEEKPEAIVVGTAMIIDDGESTHVRLVPDEELSHEAFLRNRNPGLHSSSLMFRRELLLGELGLIDEDLPRSYGEDYDILLRASSLGLVSVVNEPLVRVLWKGQSYYFGQWASYAEALQYLLRKHPDFASIPAALGRIEAQVAFALAASGDARGARAWARKALRHNPKQVKAMLAVAISWKLVTPQTITKIVQKLGRGI comes from the coding sequence ATGGGGCCTGCCGAACATCTGGGGATTCCGACCACGTCCGACGTGAGTCGGATGCGTCACATAAGGGGAGTGCGCATGCTGCGTGAAGTTTCTGTCGTCGTGCCGACACACAATAGACCCGAGCTGATGAAGCTCGCCGTCGAGAGCGTGCTGGCGCAGAAGACCTCGGTAGGCGGGGAAGTCATCATCGTCTTCGACGCCTGCCCCATCGAGGTTCCGGAACTCGAGATCCCGGAAGGCTGGATCGTCCGGGGAATCGCCAACTCACGCAGCCGAGGCCTGGCTGGTGCTCGAAACTCGGGCATCGACGCGGCCGAGGGTCGCCTCGTGGCTTTCCTCGATGATGACGACGAGTGGTTGTCAGGAAAGCTCGACGCCCAACTCCGCCGCTTCGAGGAGAAACCGGAGGCGATCGTCGTCGGGACGGCCATGATCATCGACGACGGGGAGAGCACTCACGTGCGTCTCGTTCCCGATGAAGAGCTCTCGCATGAGGCTTTCCTGCGCAATCGCAACCCGGGTCTGCATTCCTCGAGTCTGATGTTCCGCCGAGAACTGCTCTTGGGTGAGCTCGGTCTTATCGACGAGGACCTCCCGCGCAGCTACGGGGAAGACTACGACATCCTCCTGCGCGCGTCCTCGCTCGGCCTCGTGAGCGTGGTCAACGAACCGCTCGTGCGCGTTCTGTGGAAGGGGCAGTCGTACTACTTCGGGCAGTGGGCCTCATACGCGGAGGCGTTGCAATACCTGTTGCGCAAGCATCCGGACTTCGCCTCGATCCCCGCCGCGCTCGGCCGGATAGAGGCGCAGGTCGCGTTTGCGCTCGCTGCGAGCGGAGACGCACGCGGTGCCAGGGCGTGGGCGCGCAAGGCGCTCCGCCACAACCCCAAGCAGGTGAAGGCGATGCTCGCGGTCGCGATCTCCTGGAAGCTCGTCACACCTCAAACGATCACGAAGATCGTCCAAAAGCTCGGACGAGGGATCTGA
- a CDS encoding O-antigen ligase family protein: MASLIASPSRSLIAATGQDASLEVEPRVLPAWPVLTVLWGYPLFWLVGMLPFASVIMAIPMLALLIMRRRILIVPGILPWIGFVLWMIPSALMIDQLGRGVGLGVRFSQFLALAIIMVYIVNARTSLSPKRIFNGLTFIWMFVIVGGYLGMFFPEVQLTMTIGRLLPDAISSNDYVSELVFPTLAEIQTPWGAEEPFVRPSAPFSYTNGWGAAMAVLTPIAIGTAIGHRTARAMWVLVIALVAAIPPAIATTNRGLFLGIAGAVAYVLFCLLIRGRLLAFFWVTMLGLAGAVILFLSGFLDGIVARQETVDTTEGRGNLYAETWERTLQSPVIGWGAPRPSTWSEIYVGTQGAIWNAMFCFGLVGLFLFLGMIVLGAVRTFDAPNLSAVWIHASVVVTVFLSIFYGLDRQLVFVGIALAVLLREKYLGNSSYWTPQPTPFARAKNEE, encoded by the coding sequence ATGGCTTCACTCATCGCCTCCCCGAGTCGATCGCTCATCGCGGCGACCGGCCAAGACGCGAGCCTCGAAGTCGAGCCGAGGGTCCTGCCCGCCTGGCCCGTCCTCACGGTCCTCTGGGGCTACCCGCTGTTCTGGTTGGTGGGGATGCTCCCCTTCGCCTCCGTCATCATGGCGATCCCGATGCTCGCACTGCTGATCATGCGAAGGCGCATCCTGATCGTGCCGGGAATCCTCCCCTGGATCGGCTTCGTGCTGTGGATGATCCCGTCCGCCCTGATGATCGACCAACTCGGACGAGGCGTCGGACTCGGGGTGCGGTTCAGTCAGTTCCTCGCGCTGGCCATCATCATGGTCTACATCGTCAACGCTCGGACGTCGCTGTCTCCGAAGCGGATCTTCAACGGGCTCACCTTCATCTGGATGTTCGTGATCGTCGGCGGCTACCTGGGGATGTTCTTCCCCGAAGTGCAGCTCACGATGACGATCGGACGATTGCTGCCCGACGCGATCTCGAGCAACGACTACGTGTCGGAGCTGGTGTTCCCCACGCTGGCCGAGATCCAGACGCCGTGGGGTGCCGAAGAACCGTTCGTCCGTCCTTCCGCACCGTTCTCCTACACCAACGGCTGGGGCGCTGCCATGGCGGTGCTCACGCCGATCGCCATCGGGACGGCGATCGGACACCGCACCGCCCGCGCGATGTGGGTGCTCGTCATCGCGTTGGTCGCTGCGATCCCCCCTGCGATCGCCACCACGAACCGTGGGCTCTTCCTCGGTATCGCCGGCGCCGTCGCCTACGTGCTCTTCTGCCTCCTGATCCGGGGGCGCCTGCTCGCGTTCTTCTGGGTGACCATGCTGGGCCTCGCCGGTGCCGTCATCCTCTTCCTCTCCGGCTTCCTCGACGGCATCGTCGCACGGCAGGAGACGGTCGACACGACCGAAGGTCGCGGCAATCTCTATGCGGAGACGTGGGAAAGGACTCTCCAATCCCCTGTGATCGGGTGGGGTGCGCCAAGGCCCAGCACGTGGAGCGAGATCTACGTGGGCACTCAGGGGGCGATCTGGAACGCCATGTTCTGCTTCGGCCTCGTGGGCCTCTTCCTGTTCCTCGGCATGATCGTCCTGGGTGCGGTTCGTACGTTCGACGCCCCCAATCTCTCCGCCGTCTGGATCCATGCGAGCGTCGTCGTCACCGTCTTCTTGTCGATCTTCTATGGACTCGACCGTCAGCTCGTCTTCGTCGGGATCGCGCTCGCGGTGCTTCTGCGAGAGAAGTACTTGGGCAACTCGTCGTACTGGACGCCTCAGCCGACTCCGTTCGCTAGAGCCAAGAATGAGGAGTGA